Proteins co-encoded in one Streptococcus parauberis NCFD 2020 genomic window:
- a CDS encoding lantibiotic protection ABC transporter ATP-binding protein, with amino-acid sequence MSNIIETKNLTKIYRKQTVLDKVSINVEKGTVYGLLGPNGAGKSTLLKLITKVIQPNSGEILFDGNKLSDKDLRKTGAIIENPAIYPNLTATENLEVLTTLLSIDKSKINEVLRIVSLQDTGNKKAKEFSLGMKQRLGIAMALINSPQLLILDEPTNGLDPIGIQELRELIRKFADQGITIILSSHILSEVQQVADKVGIINKGRLCYEGPNNMKESHLEDLFMEIIKREGV; translated from the coding sequence ATGAGTAACATTATTGAGACGAAAAACTTAACAAAGATATATCGAAAACAGACTGTTTTAGATAAAGTATCTATAAATGTTGAAAAAGGTACTGTTTACGGTTTACTCGGACCGAACGGAGCAGGAAAGTCAACTTTATTAAAATTAATTACTAAAGTTATTCAACCTAACTCAGGAGAAATATTATTTGATGGAAATAAATTAAGTGATAAGGATTTAAGGAAAACGGGAGCAATTATTGAAAATCCTGCTATCTATCCAAATTTAACGGCCACTGAAAATTTGGAAGTATTAACCACATTATTGAGTATTGATAAGTCAAAAATCAATGAAGTATTACGTATCGTTTCTCTTCAAGATACGGGAAATAAAAAAGCAAAGGAGTTCTCTCTAGGGATGAAACAAAGGCTTGGAATAGCGATGGCTTTAATTAATAGTCCTCAACTTCTGATTCTTGATGAACCTACGAATGGGCTGGATCCAATAGGAATACAAGAGTTAAGAGAATTAATCAGAAAATTTGCGGATCAAGGAATAACAATCATTTTATCAAGTCATATTTTAAGTGAGGTTCAACAAGTTGCTGATAAAGTTGGAATAATCAATAAAGGACGACTTTGCTATGAAGGTCCAAATAATATGAAAGAGTCTCATTTGGAGGATTTATTTATGGAAATAATAAAGAGAGAAGGAGTATAA
- a CDS encoding response regulator transcription factor, giving the protein MRILVIDDDIDLLKMIRTILCKNYQVDTFLMPNPIDLNKLKVYDLIILDVTMPDISGFEFLKKYRDIIDSPILLLTAKDFEKDKIEGFALGADDYITKPFSINELRARVEAHIRRERREKHVRIIDSMVSCDLQSRQVFCFDSEVNLTSSEYAICELLLKNKGQVFSKEKIYIKLYGYDGNGDSNTSITERIKLIRKKFTSLGINPIKTIWGVGYKWEIEKV; this is encoded by the coding sequence ATGAGGATATTAGTAATTGATGATGATATTGACTTATTGAAGATGATAAGAACAATACTATGTAAGAATTATCAAGTTGATACATTTCTGATGCCCAACCCTATTGATCTAAATAAACTAAAAGTATATGATTTGATTATTTTAGATGTTACCATGCCAGACATTAGTGGTTTTGAATTTCTAAAGAAATACAGGGATATTATTGATTCACCCATATTATTATTAACTGCAAAAGATTTTGAAAAAGATAAAATTGAAGGTTTTGCATTGGGTGCTGATGATTATATAACGAAGCCGTTTTCAATTAATGAACTTCGAGCAAGAGTTGAGGCCCATATTAGAAGAGAACGTCGAGAAAAACATGTTCGTATTATTGACTCAATGGTATCTTGTGATCTTCAATCTAGACAAGTATTTTGTTTTGACAGTGAAGTTAACCTTACATCAAGTGAATATGCTATTTGCGAATTGTTACTTAAAAATAAAGGACAAGTTTTTTCAAAAGAAAAAATTTATATAAAACTATATGGTTATGATGGAAACGGTGATAGCAATACTTCCATAACTGAGAGAATTAAACTAATTAGAAAAAAGTTTACAAGTTTGGGAATAAATCCAATAAAAACAATTTGGGGAGTAGGTTATAAGTGGGAAATAGAAAAGGTCTAA
- a CDS encoding sensor histidine kinase, translated as MGNRKGLKYLIAKFSIYELIYTFFIIIFAYFLLNNLIYNQILYPANYSEKNSIKIENKFKQSKLNIDDIPYYYDYTFIEDNRVIKSTIEKKYKHLEKSAKKNGESRTNDIIGSKIFRYFSIGNKELIISYRITVIPVSERLYHIVGNFEIFYLFTLLVIWGIGFMLIISRFYNLLLREIQKISSANSYIQEMKLDFPREKSRYKEINNVLESLDRLANNLKSSLQIQWDMQEKQKDLIDSVTHDVRTPITLIKGNIELFKEETNYHSNEYILQLESGVNRLEKYIDKLSQYSENTKTEKQVLDDATLDYWISILKNICIAYNRQLYIINKDISPIQLDKEEISVALQNIIVNAVENSQERSKIIASFSDYKDKYTITISDEGSGFDDNILASATQKYVTSKNSNCSVNGVGLYIVKNIVEGNNGILRINNLNESLKTGAVVKMIFKKQQVSNLELFI; from the coding sequence GTGGGAAATAGAAAAGGTCTAAAATATTTAATAGCTAAATTTTCTATTTATGAATTAATTTACACATTTTTCATTATTATATTTGCTTATTTCCTGCTTAATAACCTTATATATAATCAGATATTATATCCTGCTAACTATTCAGAAAAAAACTCAATAAAAATTGAGAATAAATTTAAACAATCTAAATTAAATATTGATGATATACCATATTATTATGATTATACATTTATTGAAGATAATAGAGTGATTAAGTCAACTATTGAAAAAAAGTACAAACACTTAGAAAAAAGTGCTAAAAAGAATGGTGAATCAAGAACTAATGATATTATTGGTAGCAAAATTTTTAGATATTTTTCAATAGGAAATAAAGAACTTATTATTAGTTATAGAATAACAGTAATCCCAGTCTCCGAGAGGCTATATCATATAGTTGGCAACTTCGAAATATTCTACTTATTCACTCTATTAGTCATCTGGGGAATAGGCTTTATGCTTATTATCAGTAGATTTTATAATTTATTACTTAGAGAGATACAAAAGATTTCATCTGCTAACTCATATATACAAGAGATGAAATTGGATTTTCCAAGAGAAAAATCCAGATATAAAGAAATAAATAATGTGTTGGAGTCTTTAGATAGATTAGCAAATAATTTAAAGTCGTCACTACAAATTCAGTGGGATATGCAAGAAAAACAAAAAGATTTAATCGATTCCGTCACACATGATGTTCGCACTCCGATTACTTTAATAAAAGGAAATATTGAACTTTTTAAGGAAGAAACCAATTACCATTCAAATGAATATATCTTGCAATTAGAAAGCGGAGTGAATAGGCTTGAAAAATATATTGATAAACTAAGTCAATACTCTGAAAACACTAAAACAGAGAAACAAGTATTAGATGATGCTACTTTAGATTACTGGATTTCGATACTTAAAAATATTTGTATAGCCTATAATAGACAACTTTATATAATAAATAAAGATATTAGTCCCATTCAACTGGATAAAGAAGAAATTTCAGTGGCATTACAAAATATTATAGTGAATGCAGTTGAGAATTCACAAGAAAGATCTAAAATTATAGCTTCATTTTCTGATTATAAAGACAAATATACAATTACTATTTCAGATGAGGGATCTGGTTTTGATGATAATATTTTGGCTAGTGCAACACAAAAATATGTAACAAGTAAAAATAGTAATTGTTCAGTAAATGGAGTTGGTTTATACATTGTTAAAAATATCGTTGAAGGAAATAATGGAATATTAAGAATTAACAATTTAAATGAAAGTTTGAAGACGGGTGCTGTTGTTAAAATGATTTTCAAAAAACAACAAGTATCTAATTTAGAACTATTCATATAA
- a CDS encoding uridine kinase family protein, translating to MEIFGKYITAIKKLVENEDKITIRVFGHGASGKSTFTKMLVEQVNPEKVNLLETDPYIISGNYRDLVQSKINPNQKVTASMPVSHELNSLKRDILALQQGLDILTIEEPWCKSVILNAEKPILIVEGMSSAFLPKEIFDLSICLKTSSETELERRTIRDTKERGQNLELIRKTHESRREQYNYFYQPFEKDADILIKT from the coding sequence ATGGAAATATTTGGTAAATATATTACAGCTATAAAAAAGCTTGTTGAAAATGAAGACAAAATTACGATAAGAGTTTTCGGTCATGGTGCTTCTGGTAAATCAACTTTTACAAAAATGTTAGTTGAACAAGTGAATCCTGAAAAAGTAAACTTACTAGAAACCGATCCTTATATTATATCCGGAAACTATCGTGATTTAGTCCAATCGAAGATAAATCCAAATCAGAAAGTAACTGCCAGTATGCCAGTTTCACATGAACTAAATTCGTTAAAAAGAGATATACTTGCCTTGCAACAAGGACTTGACATTTTAACTATTGAAGAACCTTGGTGTAAAAGTGTGATTTTAAATGCTGAGAAACCTATTTTGATTGTTGAAGGTATGTCTTCGGCATTCTTACCCAAAGAAATTTTTGACCTATCTATTTGTTTAAAAACAAGCTCTGAAACCGAACTTGAAAGAAGAACTATTAGAGACACCAAAGAAAGAGGTCAAAATTTAGAATTAATTAGAAAGACACATGAATCTCGAAGAGAACAGTATAACTATTTCTACCAACCATTTGAAAAAGATGCCGATATCTTAATCAAAACATAA
- a CDS encoding ABC transporter permease, whose amino-acid sequence MVNEIKSEIIKEKRSANSKLMLLVPPIFIIFNIMMGILMGESPEGKSYLMATSFNWYPIMVLPIILSLLVININNKEKSYHYILQRSLGLNEQKMLIAKNLVVIMELFIILLLSSIVIFIFGTSILQEEISLNNIILATLALFIGSLPVIGISFIINRFVGKKFFLLLINFLLTFPSAIFAVKKTWVFFPWSYNLRILTPIIKVHPNGTFLEEGSSFLEMNTVYIGIALSIGVYIMSLVILLILKRSKTYD is encoded by the coding sequence ATGGTCAATGAAATCAAATCAGAAATTATTAAAGAAAAGCGTTCAGCTAATTCCAAATTAATGCTACTAGTACCTCCGATTTTTATTATCTTCAATATTATGATGGGCATTCTTATGGGTGAAAGCCCAGAAGGGAAAAGCTATTTAATGGCAACATCTTTTAATTGGTATCCAATCATGGTTTTACCTATAATATTAAGTTTACTAGTCATTAATATTAATAATAAGGAGAAAAGTTACCACTATATCCTACAGCGTAGTTTAGGATTAAATGAACAAAAAATGCTTATTGCAAAAAATTTAGTTGTCATAATGGAATTGTTTATTATTTTACTACTTTCTTCAATAGTAATTTTTATCTTTGGAACTTCTATTTTACAAGAAGAGATAAGTTTAAATAATATAATTCTAGCGACTTTGGCCCTCTTTATAGGGAGTCTACCTGTAATTGGTATATCTTTCATTATTAATAGATTTGTTGGTAAGAAATTTTTTCTTCTCCTTATCAATTTTCTTTTAACTTTTCCATCAGCGATATTTGCCGTAAAAAAAACATGGGTATTTTTTCCCTGGTCCTATAATTTACGAATATTAACGCCAATTATAAAAGTTCATCCAAATGGAACATTTTTAGAAGAAGGGTCATCCTTTTTAGAAATGAATACAGTTTATATTGGAATAGCTCTAAGTATTGGTGTTTATATTATGTCACTAGTAATACTTCTAATCTTAAAAAGGAGTAAGACTTATGATTAA